A window of Vigna unguiculata cultivar IT97K-499-35 chromosome 4, ASM411807v1, whole genome shotgun sequence contains these coding sequences:
- the LOC114181483 gene encoding basic leucine zipper 43-like, producing MQTREVSALNYLLPSNPSPYPPNNNFTTLQNNIPTFQFQRFSTQLYGHNHNTTPYDFSPQSSCISSNSTSDEADEHQLTLINERKHRRMISNRESARRSRMRKQKHLDELWSQVMWLRNENHQLIDKLNHVSENHDQVLQENAQLKEQASELRQMIRDMQIHSPSPSFTPFQDHDVPCSTSPFLRSDSSNQSNSCNNNMDLLG from the coding sequence ATGCAAACCAGGGAAGTCTCAGCCCTCAATTATTTACTCCCTTCAAACCCTTCTCCCTACCCTCCCAACAACAACTTCACAACCCTCCAAAACAACATTCCCACATTTCAGTTCCAAAGATTCTCCACCCAATTATATGGCCACAACCACAACACCACCCCCTATGATTTCAGCCCTCAATCATCATGCATCAGCAGCAACTCCACCTCTGATGAGGCTGATGAACACCAACTCACTCTCATCAACGAGAGGAAGCACAGGAGAATGATATCAAACCGAGAATCCGCACGTAGGTCTCGGATGAGGAAGCAGAAACACCTTGATGAGCTTTGGTCTCAGGTCATGTGGCTCAGGAATGAGAACCACCAACTCATAGACAAACTCAACCATGTCTCAGAAAACCATGACCAAGTTCTCCAAGAAAATGCTCAGCTCAAAGAACAAGCCTCAGAACTTCGCCAAATGATCAGGGACATGCAGATACACAGTCCTTCCCCTTCCTTCACCCCTTTTCAAGATCATGATGTTCCTTGCAGCACCTCACCGTTTCTCAGATCAGATTCTTCAAACCAATCCAACTCATGTAACAACAACATGGATCTCCTCGGATGA